tccccacAGGATGGACTGTTATAAACCTGATGATCGTCTGACTTTTCATACAGCGCCGTCATGAGGTTAGAAGATTAGATTTATTCAGCATCTTATCACCACATACCTGCAACATTAGCCTCacctgtactttgtgttttaacaGATGTGCAGAGGTGatctgagtgagtgagttaacgtcaattttatttaaattcagATGGATTTCAATTGGCTGTTTCTCATTTAGCTTTAGCCGTGTTTTGATAACCTGAAGGATTCAGTGTATCGAGTGAATGTTGCTGTATTCAGTGtttagcttcatttttttttactttctacaactttctttgttttaaaccttcaaacagaaacacacctgctgCCTGTCTGTTCTAACTGTAGatgtcatgtgtctgtgtgagtctagtcacacacacagtatattttCAGACACTTGTATAGTGTCTGTGTCTACTTACACTTTGAAGCCACGCTGTAGCCCCTGTGGAGCAGCGTCAGCGTCTCTCTGTAGTCTGCGGCGCCCGACCGAGCGGCGGCCAGCCGGCTGTTGGCCGCCCACAGCGCTCGGCCGGCCCGGAGCCTCAGAGACTGACCGGCCGAGTCCTGCCAGTCGTTGTCCACCGCCTGCTTGAAGCACAGCTCCGCCTGCTGCCTCGcctgctccagctcccctgcagGGCGACGGggccacagagagacagcagtgctgctaatgtttgcatttttactACTGAAGCTGTTGTCATGGTTTGTAGGAGAAAAAAACTCATTAACACacgttatgtgtgtgtgtgtgtgtgtgtgtgtgtgtgctgtccacCTCGTTGCAGGTAGATCTCAGCCAATTCTGCCCGGGCCTCGGTGGCCGGTCTCGAGCAGCCTCGTGACTCTCTGTGCGCACAGCTGTGGTAGAAGTGCAGACTGAGCCAGAGATCCTCCGGAGCCGAGAAGTAATGACCCAAAAACAGGCGCTGCTCACACACCACCGACCAggagtctacacacacacacacacacacacacacaaatctgattTAAAGCTCTTCATTAGCAGAGATTCAGTCTTTAATTCGGCACACATCACATACATTACCAGAAGCTGCATATTTCACTCAACACACTGCTGTGACACCGTATTTATGTCTTATTTTCTGTTAATACAGGTggatttgaattgaattgtgtgTACCGGTCCTTTCGGCCTGCTCGGCCTGGTTCAGGTACAATGTCATAGTCTCCAGTTTGTCCCGTTGTCCCTCCAGTGGAGCCTGAAGACTGAGTGCTGAACCCGGTTCAGTCGCCGCCCTCCGCTCCTCATCGGTGATCAGCAGAGTGAAGATCTCCGAGAACGACCTGAAAAAAACGAGACAGACAACAACATCCAGTCAAAATGGAGCCTAAATAACTAAAACACAAGTTCTGTTCAGCAGGTTGGTCAGAAAAGTgagtttttaaataataaatctggAGGTAAAGGCCTTTATTACACGGgtttgttgaatacttgattctgttTGGTCACTTACGGCATTCTACGATCGATAAAATCGTTTTTaagtctgtgttttgtgtcaaaTAGTTGATTTCTTTAATACAGAGCCGTGTAATGAGTGGGATGATGTTCGGCGAGCAGCAGTCAGgggttcattttgcaataatgaccggCCTCGCTTTACTTTATCTCTGAACATCCTGAAAATATCtgaagaaaacatcagaaaacactgattttaatgGTAACACATTTACCTGTGATATCCTTCTTCAAGCATCTGCAGAAAGATGTTCTGCTTCAGACTGTTTCTGAACCTGGGGGGATGTGAGAGCAGCATCAGGAGGATTAAAACAAGCACATCTTAGAATATCAGTCAGATAAAATGTGACACTAAAATGACCTCTGTGCTCAGCAGGTCGTTACTTTGCTCAGCAGCAGAGGGCGCACCAGCGTTTCTTTTAACTATCAGTGAACGCAAAGCTGCAGTGAATCTGACTTTAGTGTCCCAAAATCCACCTGGTGAGCaggcagtggtggaggaagtagcCAAATCCTCCACTTGGCATTAAAATATGATGGAAGTGAAAGTGTATGAGTGTAACCAGGAAAATGTAGTtgaagtattaaaagtaaaagtaatcaAAGCTGAAAAATCGATGGAAGCTGTACTTGCACACACTGTcggacattttattttataacaaGTCATATTTTTATAAactctttgtatgttttgtagcaaaaagttttttttttttaaactgacagATTCTAGTCTGGTGAGTTTGAATAGCGTGTTACACCGGCTCTTactggttaaaccaaaaggatcttccaggtctctctctgtagggatcctttccatgatgctgtcacacactcagaataacgATCTGAGTTACCCTttaagtgcagtacttgagtaaatgtagttAGTTGCCGTCCACTGTTGTTACTGGCTGAAACTCACTGTGATATTTCTGACTTGGTGAAAGTCTGGAATATCTGAGCTGATTCATCAGATGATGTTCCAGTTTGGAGAAACTCACTCTCTTCCTGCTTCATCCtgctcaccacacacacacacacacacacacacacacacacacactcagcagtagGATAATCTTCAATTTCCAGCtcatcaaaaaaacacaaaagctcaCTGTGTTACTCAAGTGTTGCTCCTAGCAGAGGAGtgtttttaaacacaacacacacctgcgTGGTTTCCTGTTTGCGGTGCTTCCAAACACTTTACTGCAGCTGTACTCTACCTGTGCTGAGTGTTTTACCTCCAGTTGGGACTAATCACCTGTCGGCCAAactaaaggagagagaggaagcatgaaaatatacatctaaaaatacataataataatagaaattaACTaacagctggtaaaggtggagctcattttaatttattcaaatatattttatgttttactttactttctgttaatttaaaaaagcctTGGTGGAGTGGAGTACAAGTATAAAGTAGAATACCTCAGGTTTGTACAGTATTTCTATAACTTTAACTGTATTAATTAGCCCAAGTTCTGCTATTCAAATGCTATTTTATGGCTTTAAACTTTGTAGCCAACACAGATTAAAAGCAGAGAAGAGGTAATGTTTGTGAAACATTCATAAATTAAATTAAGCAATGACACAAACAGCATCTTCCTGTTAGCTAACctcgctagctagctaactgttAATTAGTTACTTAGTTTCACACCACGTTTAAAATCcttaatatttaacaaaaagtCTATTTACAAACCTGTGTTCTGTCTAAAATCCCCTCGCTCCGGATAAAAAAGCAGAAACCCGCACAGACAGTGGCAGAAAGTCACCttaatgacaaacaaaacaaacttttaaatCTTCTAAATCTTTCCGGCGCTGCCAGCGGTTTACGACGTCGCCATGGCAACGACGCATTCCAACAGCTACTTCCGGGATACGCCATCCGCATTGCTTCCTGGTTCCGCTCGGAAATGACAGCGAAAGATTATTATTTGTCTCCAAAAAGGCGAAAGCGCGCACACAAAGTAGTAAAaataaacgttttttttttttgtttttttttaaaaaagctttaaagCTCCCAGGCTGTTAGATTACGCTGTCGCCGTGACAACGCGCCATTCCAACATCCGGGTTACTGCGCACTACTTCCTGGTTCCGCTCAGATAcaataaagcaaagaaaagattattattttccttcattaacaaaagcaaaaacaggagCTAATAACAAGTAATACCTTAAAAACCTAAAAGTGAAAACCTTACTTAAGCAACAATATATGAGTAAAATCAGGAAAATATACTCAAAGCATAAAAGCAAAGGTCCTTTTTAAGCAGAAAAGTGTCCTCTGTGGCTGTTGT
The sequence above is a segment of the Pempheris klunzingeri isolate RE-2024b chromosome 23, fPemKlu1.hap1, whole genome shotgun sequence genome. Coding sequences within it:
- the ttc29 gene encoding tetratricopeptide repeat protein 29, with product MAFRNSLKQNIFLQMLEEGYHRSFSEIFTLLITDEERRAATEPGSALSLQAPLEGQRDKLETMTLYLNQAEQAERTDSWSVVCEQRLFLGHYFSAPEDLWLSLHFYHSCAHRESRGCSRPATEARAELAEIYLQRGELEQARQQAELCFKQAVDNDWQDSAGQSLRLRAGRALWAANSRLAAARSGAADYRETLTLLHRGYSVASKCEDKRIEGTAAYRLGLTYQKTGDHDTAKQFFSTCMQIWDTLQDTDGLGKTYLGMAKSLESEGNTHEAVQFLEKVVDISRGDEMRHNLAGAYLCLGIIYHRKSQYEKAFEFLLLSYDVASYLSDVDLLEQTQVFVASARAQCLIRKYGADVASGSSSALRRLVAWKESGGGQGLSTDSTDNLAWCSN